One genomic region from Magallana gigas chromosome 3, xbMagGiga1.1, whole genome shotgun sequence encodes:
- the LOC105328629 gene encoding transcription initiation factor TFIID subunit 4 isoform X1, translating into MATTNSLDDILSTEIDENAVNALVGSLESQLASTTHKDTAHSISDASMNNNHISNASAPVACTSTVFINNFPTSASKNMTIQNNVALNSSNISHLKTSESQLLGLNSIVSNVNSSEGGDLSVNANNINRNSPVPVNHVRIASHPQTVANSRNSPSPSVSGQLNNVSVASVRSSTPNQVVINNGQSLPNVSSIVNSANSANFNATDHKPVIRSTHSSPLNQNSSQDVKPGPTQIVNIKHEPVGSPHRGVLSVKQETGSPSSGFGVKQEHQLAIQPVPGAPHNVPHPSVHLVQGKGPVTGNPSVITVRTPGQTHPSQVVMQPQIITTHSSSAQMHVVSVSGCTVATRPTGTVQMTQGKNINPRMATSAAFRPQQISIAPRPGTTQNTIALPPGVQIPPGAQLVRNEQGQLVFVIQQPAATSAATGHRMFVRQPANSPGPVRPHQIVTIQPPGMNRQVNLSTAATTATPVSTLIRTTAPVGAPHTTPSGRTSLPGAPQQPPDNVKKCKNFLSTLMKLAQSQPQQTVKNVRELIQGLIDGKVEPQTFTEKLQIELRSSPQPYLVPFLKKSLPALRQALIANTMTIEDVKAPPLEVLQPVVSIGNLVHTQLHPSTHHAAVRGQHVIGIPKTVTAVTGKAPHHTGLPAQGRTSTPHKEKTKYDSLKDDDDINDVATMGGVNLSEESKNILASNADFIGTQIRSCKDEAFLYHGPLLARITAIAKKHGIDDISSDVANLVSHATQERLRDLLEKLDTIAEHRIEIYKMNERFEASTDAKSQLKFLEELDKMEKKRHDDQEWEKIMKAAKSRSKNEDPEQQKIKQKAKELQQAEIERMRQEEANQTALAAIGPRKKRKTDFGEISSSGSGGLSVSNGGSSSSKTTSTRQRIKRVTLRDVLFLMEQERSLGKSTLLYKTFLK; encoded by the exons ATGGCGACCACGAACTCTCTCGACGATATTTTGTCAACAGAAATCGACGAGAATGCTGTTAATGCCTTAGTTGGTTCTTTGGAGTCACAGCTAGCTTCCACAACACATAAGGACACTGCACATTCTATTTCTGATGCTTCTATGAACAATAACCATATTAGCAATGCCAGTGCTCCGGTAGCATGCACTTCTACtgtgtttataaataatttccCAACATCAGCTTCGAAGAATATGACAATTCAAAATAATGTAGCATTAAATAGTTCAAATATATCTCATCTTAAAACATCTGAGTCTCAGTTACTAGGGTTAAATTCTATTGTGTCAAACGTGAATTCCAGTGAGGGAGGTGATTTATCTGTAAATGCAAACAATATCAATAGGAACTCTCCAGTGCCTGTGAACCATGTAAGAATTGCTTCTCATCCACAGACGGTTGCAAATTCTCGAAATTCGCCATCACCATCAGTATCAGGACAGCTTAACAATGTTAGTGTCGCAAGTGTTCGCTCATCAACACCAAATCAAGTTGTGATAAACAATGGACAAAGTTTACCAAATGTGAGCAGTATTGTGAATTCTGCAAATAGTGCTAATTTTAATGCAACTGATCATAAACCTGTCATACGGTCTACACACAGTAGTCCGCTAAACCAAAATTCTAGTCAGGATGTGAAACCTGGACCAACTCAAATAGTGAATATCAAACATGAACCTGTGGGATCCCCCCATAGAGGGGTTTTAAGTGTGAAACAGGAGACAGGTTCTCCAAGCTCAGGATTTGGTGTTAAGCAGGAGCACCAACTAGCAATACAACCTGTGCCTGGTGCACCACACAATGTGCCTCATCCAAGTGTTCACTTAGTGCAGGGAAAAGGACCAGTGACCGGAAATCCAAGTGTGATAACTGTTAGGACACCTGGCCAGACTCACCCATCTCAAGTTGTTATGCAACCTCAAATCATCACAACTCATTCGTCGAGTGCACAGATGCATGTTGTGTCTGTGAGTGGTTGTACTGTTGCCACACGTCCGACTGGAACAGTTCAAATGACTCAAGGCAAAAATATCAATCCCAGAATGGCAACTAGTGCCGCTTTCAGACCTCAGCAAATTAGCATTGCACCCAGACCAGGAACAACG caaaACACTATTGCGTTACCACCTGGTGTTCAGATACCTCCCGGAGCTCAGCTGGTCAGGAACGAGCAGGGACAGTTGGTGTTTGTCATCCAGCAACCCGCAGCAACCAGTGCAGCAACGGGGCACCGGATGTTTGTTAGACAG CCTGCCAATTCGCCAGGTCCCGTTCGCCCTCATCAGATTGTGACAATTCAACCGCCTGGGATGAACCGGCAAGTAAATCTCAGCACCGCCGCTACCACAGCCACGCCAGTGTCCACCTTGATCCGGACCACGGCACCTGTTGGAGCCCCCCACACTACCCCTTCAGGTAGGACCAGCCTGCCAG GAGCACCCCAGCAGCCTCCAGACAATGTCAAAAAATGCAAGAATTTCCTGTCCACTCTTATGAAACTGGCCCAGAGCCAACCTCAACAGACAGTCAAAAATGTCCGAGAGCTAATTCAGGGCCTCATA GATGGAAAAGTGGAACCTCAAACGTTTACAGAGAAGTTGCAGATTGAACTTCGCTCTTCACCTCAACCATATCTTGTGCCATTccttaag AAAAGTCTGCCAGCCCTGCGGCAAGCATTAATAGCCAACACCATGACGATAGAAGACGTCAAGGCTCCTCCCCTCGAGGTCCTCCAACCCGTGGTATCCATAGGCAACCTAGTCCACACTCAACTCCATCCGTCCACTCATCACGCAGCTGTCCGAGGCCAACACGTT ATTGGAATTCCCAAAACTGTGACAGCAGTGACTGGGAAGGCTCCACATCACACAGGTTTGCCTGCCCAGGGTCGAACCTCCACTCCCCACAAAGAAAAAACCAAATATGATTCTCTCAA ggatgatgaTGACATAAATGACGTTGCCACTATGGGTGGTGTGAACCTCTCGGAAGAAAGTAAGAATATTTTAGCGAGTAATGCTGACTTTATCGGGACACAAATCCGCTCCTGTAAGGATGAGGCCTTTCTGTACCATGGTCCTTTACTGGCTCGAATAACAGCCATAG CAAAGAAACATGGGATAGATGACATCTCGTCAGATGTGGCTAACCTGGTCTCTCATGCGACACAAGAACGACTTCGAGATCTCTTAGAAAAACTTGACACTATAGCTGAGCACAGAATAGAAATTTATAAG ATGAATGAGAGGTTTGAGGCTTCTACTGATGCCAAATCACAGCTAAAGTTCCTCGAAGAGCTGGATAAGATGGAGAAAAAACGCCATGATGATCAAGAAtgggaaaaaataatgaagGCAGCAAAG AGTCGGTCGAAAAATGAAGACCCTGAGCAGCagaagataaaacaaaaagcCAAAGAG TTACAACAGGCTGAGATAGAACGGATGAGGCAGGAGGAGGCCAACCAAACAGCCCTGGCAGCTATAGGACCGCGCAAGAAGAGGAAAACAGACTTTGGAGAGATCAGTTCT TCTGGAAGTGGAGGGCTAAGCGTCAGTAATGGAGGAAGCTCATCTTCCAAAACG ACAAGTACGAGACAGAGAATCAAAAGAGTGACACTAAGAGACGTGCTGTTCTTGATGGAGCAGGAACGTTCCTTGGGCAAGTCCACCCTCCTCTACAAAACATTCCTAAAGTGA
- the LOC105328629 gene encoding transcription initiation factor TFIID subunit 4 isoform X2 — MATTNSLDDILSTEIDENAVNALVGSLESQLASTTHKDTAHSISDASMNNNHISNASAPVACTSTVFINNFPTSASKNMTIQNNVALNSSNISHLKTSESQLLGLNSIVSNVNSSEGGDLSVNANNINRNSPVPVNHVRIASHPQTVANSRNSPSPSVSGQLNNVSVASVRSSTPNQVVINNGQSLPNVSSIVNSANSANFNATDHKPVIRSTHSSPLNQNSSQDVKPGPTQIVNIKHEPVGSPHRGVLSVKQETGSPSSGFGVKQEHQLAIQPVPGAPHNVPHPSVHLVQGKGPVTGNPSVITVRTPGQTHPSQVVMQPQIITTHSSSAQMHVVSVSGCTVATRPTGTVQMTQGKNINPRMATSAAFRPQQISIAPRPGTTQNTIALPPGVQIPPGAQLVRNEQGQLVFVIQQPAATSAATGHRMFVRQPANSPGPVRPHQIVTIQPPGMNRQVNLSTAATTATPVSTLIRTTAPVGAPHTTPSGAPQQPPDNVKKCKNFLSTLMKLAQSQPQQTVKNVRELIQGLIDGKVEPQTFTEKLQIELRSSPQPYLVPFLKKSLPALRQALIANTMTIEDVKAPPLEVLQPVVSIGNLVHTQLHPSTHHAAVRGQHVIGIPKTVTAVTGKAPHHTGLPAQGRTSTPHKEKTKYDSLKDDDDINDVATMGGVNLSEESKNILASNADFIGTQIRSCKDEAFLYHGPLLARITAIAKKHGIDDISSDVANLVSHATQERLRDLLEKLDTIAEHRIEIYKMNERFEASTDAKSQLKFLEELDKMEKKRHDDQEWEKIMKAAKSRSKNEDPEQQKIKQKAKELQQAEIERMRQEEANQTALAAIGPRKKRKTDFGEISSSGSGGLSVSNGGSSSSKTTSTRQRIKRVTLRDVLFLMEQERSLGKSTLLYKTFLK, encoded by the exons ATGGCGACCACGAACTCTCTCGACGATATTTTGTCAACAGAAATCGACGAGAATGCTGTTAATGCCTTAGTTGGTTCTTTGGAGTCACAGCTAGCTTCCACAACACATAAGGACACTGCACATTCTATTTCTGATGCTTCTATGAACAATAACCATATTAGCAATGCCAGTGCTCCGGTAGCATGCACTTCTACtgtgtttataaataatttccCAACATCAGCTTCGAAGAATATGACAATTCAAAATAATGTAGCATTAAATAGTTCAAATATATCTCATCTTAAAACATCTGAGTCTCAGTTACTAGGGTTAAATTCTATTGTGTCAAACGTGAATTCCAGTGAGGGAGGTGATTTATCTGTAAATGCAAACAATATCAATAGGAACTCTCCAGTGCCTGTGAACCATGTAAGAATTGCTTCTCATCCACAGACGGTTGCAAATTCTCGAAATTCGCCATCACCATCAGTATCAGGACAGCTTAACAATGTTAGTGTCGCAAGTGTTCGCTCATCAACACCAAATCAAGTTGTGATAAACAATGGACAAAGTTTACCAAATGTGAGCAGTATTGTGAATTCTGCAAATAGTGCTAATTTTAATGCAACTGATCATAAACCTGTCATACGGTCTACACACAGTAGTCCGCTAAACCAAAATTCTAGTCAGGATGTGAAACCTGGACCAACTCAAATAGTGAATATCAAACATGAACCTGTGGGATCCCCCCATAGAGGGGTTTTAAGTGTGAAACAGGAGACAGGTTCTCCAAGCTCAGGATTTGGTGTTAAGCAGGAGCACCAACTAGCAATACAACCTGTGCCTGGTGCACCACACAATGTGCCTCATCCAAGTGTTCACTTAGTGCAGGGAAAAGGACCAGTGACCGGAAATCCAAGTGTGATAACTGTTAGGACACCTGGCCAGACTCACCCATCTCAAGTTGTTATGCAACCTCAAATCATCACAACTCATTCGTCGAGTGCACAGATGCATGTTGTGTCTGTGAGTGGTTGTACTGTTGCCACACGTCCGACTGGAACAGTTCAAATGACTCAAGGCAAAAATATCAATCCCAGAATGGCAACTAGTGCCGCTTTCAGACCTCAGCAAATTAGCATTGCACCCAGACCAGGAACAACG caaaACACTATTGCGTTACCACCTGGTGTTCAGATACCTCCCGGAGCTCAGCTGGTCAGGAACGAGCAGGGACAGTTGGTGTTTGTCATCCAGCAACCCGCAGCAACCAGTGCAGCAACGGGGCACCGGATGTTTGTTAGACAG CCTGCCAATTCGCCAGGTCCCGTTCGCCCTCATCAGATTGTGACAATTCAACCGCCTGGGATGAACCGGCAAGTAAATCTCAGCACCGCCGCTACCACAGCCACGCCAGTGTCCACCTTGATCCGGACCACGGCACCTGTTGGAGCCCCCCACACTACCCCTTCAG GAGCACCCCAGCAGCCTCCAGACAATGTCAAAAAATGCAAGAATTTCCTGTCCACTCTTATGAAACTGGCCCAGAGCCAACCTCAACAGACAGTCAAAAATGTCCGAGAGCTAATTCAGGGCCTCATA GATGGAAAAGTGGAACCTCAAACGTTTACAGAGAAGTTGCAGATTGAACTTCGCTCTTCACCTCAACCATATCTTGTGCCATTccttaag AAAAGTCTGCCAGCCCTGCGGCAAGCATTAATAGCCAACACCATGACGATAGAAGACGTCAAGGCTCCTCCCCTCGAGGTCCTCCAACCCGTGGTATCCATAGGCAACCTAGTCCACACTCAACTCCATCCGTCCACTCATCACGCAGCTGTCCGAGGCCAACACGTT ATTGGAATTCCCAAAACTGTGACAGCAGTGACTGGGAAGGCTCCACATCACACAGGTTTGCCTGCCCAGGGTCGAACCTCCACTCCCCACAAAGAAAAAACCAAATATGATTCTCTCAA ggatgatgaTGACATAAATGACGTTGCCACTATGGGTGGTGTGAACCTCTCGGAAGAAAGTAAGAATATTTTAGCGAGTAATGCTGACTTTATCGGGACACAAATCCGCTCCTGTAAGGATGAGGCCTTTCTGTACCATGGTCCTTTACTGGCTCGAATAACAGCCATAG CAAAGAAACATGGGATAGATGACATCTCGTCAGATGTGGCTAACCTGGTCTCTCATGCGACACAAGAACGACTTCGAGATCTCTTAGAAAAACTTGACACTATAGCTGAGCACAGAATAGAAATTTATAAG ATGAATGAGAGGTTTGAGGCTTCTACTGATGCCAAATCACAGCTAAAGTTCCTCGAAGAGCTGGATAAGATGGAGAAAAAACGCCATGATGATCAAGAAtgggaaaaaataatgaagGCAGCAAAG AGTCGGTCGAAAAATGAAGACCCTGAGCAGCagaagataaaacaaaaagcCAAAGAG TTACAACAGGCTGAGATAGAACGGATGAGGCAGGAGGAGGCCAACCAAACAGCCCTGGCAGCTATAGGACCGCGCAAGAAGAGGAAAACAGACTTTGGAGAGATCAGTTCT TCTGGAAGTGGAGGGCTAAGCGTCAGTAATGGAGGAAGCTCATCTTCCAAAACG ACAAGTACGAGACAGAGAATCAAAAGAGTGACACTAAGAGACGTGCTGTTCTTGATGGAGCAGGAACGTTCCTTGGGCAAGTCCACCCTCCTCTACAAAACATTCCTAAAGTGA